A single region of the Solwaraspora sp. WMMD791 genome encodes:
- a CDS encoding MBL fold metallo-hydrolase, translated as MSRPVNDAHAASYHARQIPAPTEVTDGVWAIPVPLRGSALRYVTVFLVDTSDGPVLIDAGYDHPSCWESFTGSVAAIGRRVETISTVLLTHNHPDHIGFAARVRARSGARLVMGQADDFATMRRSRGGFLTQLRTALTTTGAPPDVVEAMYADAVAVTAHHEDLRIDLAVADETEFRFGDVTIRAVPAPGHTYGHLVYVDTRGLVFTGDTMMPEGPTQLAIVSRADDDPAADLFRTLARIRDLGATIACPAHQFPYRDVAARADELTAFHRAEVATVNALAGTDGQVTAWDIARRMRWRRPWDELGRGTRRFSLVHTHALLRHTAGVHR; from the coding sequence ATGTCCAGACCCGTGAACGACGCGCACGCCGCCAGCTATCACGCCCGTCAGATCCCGGCCCCGACCGAGGTCACCGACGGGGTCTGGGCGATCCCGGTCCCGCTGCGCGGCAGCGCACTGCGTTACGTCACCGTCTTCCTGGTCGACACCAGCGACGGCCCGGTCCTCATCGACGCCGGCTACGACCACCCGAGCTGCTGGGAGTCGTTCACCGGATCGGTCGCCGCGATCGGCCGCCGGGTCGAGACGATCTCCACCGTCCTGCTCACCCACAACCACCCGGACCACATCGGCTTCGCCGCCCGGGTCCGCGCCCGGTCCGGCGCCCGGCTGGTCATGGGGCAGGCCGACGACTTCGCCACCATGCGCCGCAGCAGGGGCGGCTTCCTCACCCAGCTGCGCACCGCCCTCACGACGACCGGCGCCCCGCCCGACGTCGTCGAGGCGATGTACGCCGACGCGGTGGCGGTCACCGCGCACCACGAGGACCTGCGGATCGACCTGGCCGTGGCCGACGAGACCGAGTTCCGGTTCGGTGACGTGACCATCCGCGCCGTACCGGCCCCGGGCCACACCTACGGGCACCTGGTCTACGTCGACACCCGCGGCCTGGTCTTCACCGGCGACACGATGATGCCCGAAGGCCCCACCCAGCTCGCGATCGTCAGCCGCGCCGACGACGACCCGGCGGCCGACCTGTTCCGGACCCTGGCACGCATCCGCGATCTCGGCGCGACGATCGCCTGCCCGGCCCACCAGTTCCCGTACCGCGACGTCGCGGCCCGCGCCGACGAGCTGACCGCCTTCCACCGTGCCGAGGTCGCCACCGTGAACGCCCTGGCCGGGACCGACGGGCAGGTCACCGCCTGGGACATTGCCCGGCGGATGCGATGGCGCAGGCCCTGGGACGAACTCGGCCGGGGCACCCGACGGTTCTCCCTCGTCCATACCCATGCCCTGCTGCGGCACACGGCGGGCGTCCACCGGTAG
- a CDS encoding AMP-binding protein, with protein MSTANVAAMLTGNARRFADADALVFEGRRWTHRQLAADVEALAAGLAAEGIRRDARVAIISNNVPEFLLLSLALSKLGAVFVPLNYRLTAGELAHLLRHARVRAVATVPEFAALTDAAVTEAALTGAGAGPAAAVRRFALEPIDDGWLDLRAVIESHRGARVADVDLDDAALHRIVYTSGTTGLPKGVLLTHGNVNMNMHAQIVELGLRPGDRILNFAPLYHVGGTDLPGFGIWHVGGTMVLQRRFDPAAVLRTIETERITGMVMAATMLDMVRRAADVVAADLTSVRWVIYSQVTSALFAVARELFPDARLIEGYGLTETCSALTYLDEAHMRSKQGSVGLPVPWVQVRVVDADGNDVLVGDDGEVIARGPKVSPGYLDDPQATRAAWRDGWFHTGDVGRFDADGYLYIRDRLKDMIRSGGENMSSAEIENVLADHPLVLAASVVAAPHPVWLEVPVAFVIGRPGLEPESLVAHARQRLGGFKVPKEIYVVDEFPTNPSGKVLKRSLRELRSSARPDWTYDRPRRD; from the coding sequence ATGAGTACGGCGAACGTCGCCGCGATGCTGACCGGCAACGCCCGGCGCTTCGCCGACGCCGACGCGCTGGTCTTCGAGGGCCGGCGGTGGACCCACCGCCAGCTCGCCGCCGACGTCGAGGCCCTGGCTGCGGGGCTGGCCGCCGAAGGGATCCGCCGCGACGCCCGGGTGGCGATCATCTCGAACAACGTGCCCGAGTTCCTGCTGCTGTCGCTGGCGTTGTCGAAGCTCGGTGCGGTCTTCGTGCCTTTGAACTACCGGCTCACCGCGGGGGAGCTGGCCCACCTGCTGCGGCACGCGCGGGTCCGGGCGGTCGCGACGGTCCCGGAGTTCGCCGCGCTGACCGACGCCGCCGTGACGGAGGCCGCGCTGACCGGGGCGGGCGCGGGTCCGGCGGCCGCCGTACGCCGGTTCGCGTTGGAACCGATCGACGACGGCTGGCTCGACCTGCGGGCGGTGATCGAGTCCCACCGGGGTGCCCGGGTCGCCGACGTCGATCTCGACGATGCGGCCCTGCACCGGATCGTCTACACCTCCGGCACGACCGGGCTGCCCAAGGGGGTGCTGCTCACCCACGGCAACGTGAACATGAACATGCACGCCCAGATCGTCGAGCTCGGGCTGCGGCCGGGTGACCGGATCCTCAACTTCGCGCCGCTGTACCACGTCGGCGGCACCGACCTGCCGGGCTTCGGCATCTGGCATGTGGGCGGCACGATGGTGCTGCAACGGCGGTTCGACCCGGCGGCGGTGCTGCGGACGATCGAGACCGAGCGGATCACCGGAATGGTGATGGCGGCGACGATGCTCGACATGGTCCGGCGTGCGGCCGACGTCGTCGCCGCTGACCTGACGTCGGTGCGGTGGGTCATCTATTCGCAGGTCACGTCGGCGCTGTTCGCCGTGGCGCGGGAGCTCTTTCCGGACGCCCGGCTGATCGAGGGCTACGGACTCACCGAGACGTGCAGCGCTCTGACGTACCTCGACGAGGCGCACATGCGGTCCAAGCAGGGGTCGGTCGGCCTGCCCGTGCCGTGGGTCCAGGTACGGGTGGTCGACGCGGACGGCAACGACGTGCTGGTCGGTGACGACGGCGAGGTGATCGCGCGCGGCCCGAAGGTGAGCCCCGGCTACCTCGACGATCCGCAGGCGACCAGGGCCGCGTGGCGCGACGGCTGGTTCCACACCGGCGACGTCGGTCGGTTCGACGCCGACGGCTACCTGTACATCCGGGACCGGCTCAAGGACATGATCCGCAGCGGTGGGGAGAACATGTCCAGCGCCGAGATCGAGAACGTGCTGGCCGACCACCCGCTGGTGCTGGCCGCGTCGGTGGTGGCGGCGCCGCATCCGGTGTGGCTGGAGGTGCCGGTGGCGTTCGTGATCGGCCGACCCGGCCTGGAACCCGAGTCGCTTGTCGCACACGCGCGGCAGCGTCTCGGCGGCTTCAAGGTCCCGAAGGAGATCTACGTCGTGGACGAGTTTCCGACGAATCCGTCCGGCAAGGTGTTGAAGCGGAGTCTGCGGGAGTTGCGGTCGTCGGCGCGCCCGGACTGGACGTACGACCGGCCGCGACGCGACTGA